TGTACGAGGCGGTGAAGTCGTGGTTGCGCGACCGAGGCGTCTTCTGGTCGCGCGTCCACGTCGTCGAGACGGGCTGTCTCGGACTGTGTAGCGCCGAGGGGACTGCGGTCGCCATCCACCCCCGTAACCGCTGGTACTCGGACGTGGTTCCGGCGGACGTTCCGTCGCTGCTCGAAAACGAGTTCGGCCCCAATGCAACGCAATTGGGCGGCGACACGACGACCCGGTAACCAACGAGCGAACGTCCGAACCCCACGTTTGGTGCTTCTCCGTCGAACTGTTCCGACGGAGCGTCCTGACGTCGACGAGCGTGACATCCTTGACGACCCGGCGGAGTCTACCACACTGTTTATAACTCAGTAGTATTACTCAGTTATCGATGACAGCCACACAGCTCCAGCGGGCCGCCGACGGAGAGATAACCGCCGCGATGCAGCGCGTCGCAGAGCGGGAGAACCGAAAGCCGGAGGACGTCCGCCAGCAGGTCGCGGACGGGCAGGCGGTGATCCCGAGCAACCACGCTCACGAGTCGCTCGACCCGATGGTCATCGGTCGGGAGTTCGCCACGAAGGTCAACGCCAACATCGGCAACAGCGAGACGACCAGTGATCGTCGGGAGGAACTCCGGAAACTCCACGCGGCGGTCCACTACGGCGCCGATACGGTGATGGACCTCTCGACGGGCGCGAACCTCGACGGGATTCGCGAACTCAACGTCCGCCACTCGCCGGTTCCCATCGGGACGGTTCCGATCTACGAAGCCGTCAAGCGGGCCGAGAGTCCAGCGGACATCACGCACGAACTGCTGCTGGACGTCATCGAGAAGCAGGCCGAACAAGGGGTCGACTACATGACCATCCACGCGGGCGTGCTGATGGAACACCTACCGCTGACGGACGGTCGCAAGACGGGAATCGTCTCGCGAGGCGGGTCGATACTGGCCCAGTGGATCGAGGAGAACGGGATGCAGAACCCGTTCTACGCGAAGTTCGAGGAGATCTGTGAGATATTCGCCGCCCACGACGTGACGTTCTCGCTGGGCGACGGCCTCCGTCCCGGCTGTCTGGCCGACGCCGGCGACGAGGCCCAGTTCGCCGAACTCGAGACGCTCGGTGAACTTACGCGGACCGCGTGGGACCACGGTGTGCAGGTGATGGTCGAGGGGCCGGGTCACGTTCCGATGGACGAGATCGCCGAGAACGTCGAACGACAGCAGGTGGTCTGTGACGGCGCGCCGTTCTATGTGCTCGGTCCCCTCGTTACGGACGTCGCGCCGGGATACGACCACATCACCAGCGCGATCGGGGCGACGGAAGCCGCCCGCGCGGGCGCGGCGATGCTCTGTTACGTCACGCCCAAGGAGCATCTCGGTCTCCCTGACGGGGAGGACGTCCGGGACGGCCTCGCGGCCTACCGAATCGCGGCCCACGCGGCGGACGTCGCGAGCGGACTCCCCGGAGCGCGGGACTGGGACGACGCGCTCTCGGAGGCCCGCTACGAGTTCGACTGGCGTCGGCAGTTCGATCTCGCGCTCGACCCCGAGCGAGCACGCACGTACCACGACCGGACGCTTCCAGGTGACAACTACAAGGAGGCACGGTTCTGCTCGATGTGCGGCGTCGAGTTCTGTTCGATGCGTATCGATCAGGACGCGCGCGATGCCGACGGCGAGATGACGGCGCTCGACGACGAGACGGACCTGACCGTCTCGCCCGCCGCGGAGGTGAACGTCCCGCCGGTTGGGACCCACGACACCAGTCGCGTCCCCGAGGAGATCGAGATCGATGGCGTCACGTTCACGCCGGAGTCACGCGCGGACGACTAGAATCGCCGACCGTCGTCCAGCCGACGAACTATCCGAGAGCCGTCGTCGTGATAAGCAACCGATAGTTTCCCCGCACCGTCCCATCGTCGTAATAAACGACCGGCTCCTCCACGGCGGCAACCGTTTCGCCCTCGAGTGCGACGGCCGCGACGACGCCGGCGGTTTCGAGGCTCGTTTCGACGCCGCGTTCCGTCTCGAACAGACGGAGTCCGTGGACGTCGACGTCGCGCGTCCGGAAGTGCTGCGCGCTGGGAACGGCCACGCGATCCCCGTCGACGCCGAGTTCGCTCACGAAGCCGCCGACGGAGGCCGTCCAGACGCGCTCGCCATCGGCTGTGTATCCGAGGGCAGTGTGTTCACGCGGATGCAACGACTCCGTCTCGCGTCCGTCGGTCGAGTACGTGTTCCCCGTGACGAAGACCACGCCGTCGGCCGTCGCGTGCACGTGGTTGGGATAGGCGTACAGCGTCTCGCCGTCGATCGTGGTGGGGGTCGCAAGGTCGACGCGCCACTGCTCCGTCCCTCCGTCGCCGAGTCTGTACCCACAATAGTCGCCGTGGCTGGCGACAACGACGCCGCCCTCGACGATCGAGACGTCACCGACGCGGCGCTGACCGTCGGTTCCGGGGTCCCACTCCCAGCGCACCGACCCCGTCTCGGCGTCGAGAACCACGAGACCGTGCTGGTGAGTGCCGGGACAGCGGTTGTAGGCGACCGCGAGGCGACGACCGTCGACGTCGATGCTGATCGGAGAGGCGTCAGTCCCACGCGTCCAGACGACGTCGCCCCGTTCGTCGAAGGCGTAGACGGCGCTGGTGAACGAGCGCCGCTCTCCGTCGCGGCTCGCGGTTCGTTCCTCGTCGCTCGCTCGACCCGACGGCTCACTTCGTTCGCCGTCGCGCTCGTAGCGGCGGGACGCGACGTACAGGCGGTCGCCGTCTGCCGTTACGTCGACGACGAAGGGGAGGAAGACCCGCGACGGCTTCTGCGGCCACCCGACGTCCGTCGCCGTGGCGTATTGCCAGCGGAGTTCTCCGGTGTCGACGTCGTAACAGCGGACGGCCCCGTCGGGTCCCCGTTCGCCGACCGCGATGCCGTCGCCGAACGACTCCACTGAGACGACGGCCGTCCGCTCGGTCGCCGTCCCCGCGCGCCAGCGTTCCTCGAGCGTCGTTCGATCGTGCGCGAGGACGTCTCCGGCGGCCGTTCCGGCAATCACCAGTCCGTCGACCAGTTCGACGGCCGAGCGGCGGCCCGCGTGCCGGGAGCGGGCCGGCGTCACCCCGCCGAGGTCGACCGCCCGGAGGCGCTCGACGCCGTTCGGTACATCACTCATCGACGGGGAACGTCTCGTGGAGGACGTCGTGTGCCTCACCCAACCCGTCGAGGACGCTCTCGCCCTGGTCCGTCAGTCGGTGAACGGCACGCTCGGCGTCACGGACGGCCACCAGGCGTCCACGCATGTAGTCGTACTCCGGGTCGTCCGGATCGGCCGCGGCGATCCCCTCCTCGAGGTCGACGAGCGCCCCGTCGAGGTGCCGCTCTATCTCCGAGAGGGTCTTTGCGTTCGCCAGGGCCTCGATCGGGCCATCGAGGTGTCCGTCGAGTTCTTTCTCCGCGTGTTCGCGTGTGCTTCGGTCCTCCGTCCCGAGCACGTTCATCAGCCCGAGTCGTAGCGCTTCGAGTTCGTAGCAGCTCATTGTTTCACAACGTTTGGTCGACGAGGTCCGAGACGATGCGGTCCCGATCGAGGTGGGACGAGACGATTCGCTCCGCGTCGGTCCGGTCGACGCCGCCGTACCAGACGCCGTCCGGATAGACGGCGACCATGGGGCCGTCGCCACAGCGACCGAGACACGACGAGCGCGTGATGCGGGCGTCACAGGCGTCGGAGTCGCGCGCCTCCTGGCGCAACCGTTCCAGAACGGCCGGGGAGCCGTCGGCGGCGCAGGTCCGATTCGTACAGACCGCGACGTGTTTCGCCGGGGCGTCGTGCGCGTGAGGTCGGGCGTCCACGTCGTCGCGGTCCGCATGCGATTCCTGGTGTGTCAGCGCCCGCAGCATCGCCCTTGCGCCGCCGACGTCCTCCTCGTACCCGTCGAGTTCGACCTTGTACTTGCAGGCGTCACACGACATGTCCACACTATCCGTACGGGCCTCCTGCCAGCGGTCGCCGAGCACGTCCAGAATTCGGGTGTCGGTCCCGAGCGGATCGCCGGCCCCCGCATCGACGTACGGGTACTCGCCGTCGAACTCTGCGGCACCGTCGCGGATACGCCCGGTGAGCACGCCGTCGCCGAGCATGTACGGGAGCACGACGACGGCGTCCGGACGACGTTTCGCCACCGTATGAAGCGTCTCTCCGAGTCGCGGCTCGGTAACACCGATGAACGACGTTTCGACACGGTCGAAGGAGCGCCCCTCGTACAGCAACCGGGCGAGTTTGTGGGCGTCGCCGTTCGCGTCCGGGTCGCTGGAGCCACGGGCACAGAGGACGACCGCGACGTCGTCTCCCTCGCGATCGACGCCCAGCTCGGATTCGACCGAGGCGGCCCGGTCGTCGAGTAGATCGACGAGCGCGGGATGAACGCCGAGATGCGCGCCGTGGTGGATCGTGAGTTCGGGGTGTTCCGAGCGGGCGTTCCGGACCGTCAGCGGCACGTCGTTCTTGACGTGACTCGCCGCAAAGAGCGACAGCTGGACGACCGTGAGGCGCGAGACGCTCGACGCGAGCCCTGCGATGGCGTCGGGGATCGACGGCTCCGCGAGTTCGAGAAATCCCGCGTCGACCGGGACGCCGAGTCGTCCCTCCAGGTCGGCGGCGAGCGTACGGACCTGTTCGTTCGACTTCTCGCGGCGGGAGCCGTGTCCGACCAGCAGCGCGGCCTCGTCATCGAGTGCGACCGGGGTGGCTTTCGCGTTCGTGGTCATCGTGAGAGTTCGCCGACCTCGCCGTCAGTGGCGCGTTCGACGCTCCGCCGGAGTTTCTGCCGCCGCTCCGCCGAGTACAGCCCCGACCCGTCGCTGTCGGCGTACACCCATCGTGCAAACGCCGCCGTGTCCGCGCCCCCGGCCAGCCCGAACCAGTAGCCCCCCGAGGAGGTCTCGGAGAGGTCGTCGGTCGGAACGTGTGGCTCGGCGTCGTCGAGGAGCGACCGAACCGTCCGAAGCAGGGCCTCGTCGTCGTGGACGAACGAGACGCCGACCGACCCC
Above is a genomic segment from Halalkalicoccus sp. NIPERK01 containing:
- a CDS encoding ferredoxin; the encoded protein is MQERTDDVHENGFSDHVLVCTNDRDSEYACCAEAHGSEVYEAVKSWLRDRGVFWSRVHVVETGCLGLCSAEGTAVAIHPRNRWYSDVVPADVPSLLENEFGPNATQLGGDTTTR
- the thiC gene encoding phosphomethylpyrimidine synthase ThiC, yielding MTATQLQRAADGEITAAMQRVAERENRKPEDVRQQVADGQAVIPSNHAHESLDPMVIGREFATKVNANIGNSETTSDRREELRKLHAAVHYGADTVMDLSTGANLDGIRELNVRHSPVPIGTVPIYEAVKRAESPADITHELLLDVIEKQAEQGVDYMTIHAGVLMEHLPLTDGRKTGIVSRGGSILAQWIEENGMQNPFYAKFEEICEIFAAHDVTFSLGDGLRPGCLADAGDEAQFAELETLGELTRTAWDHGVQVMVEGPGHVPMDEIAENVERQQVVCDGAPFYVLGPLVTDVAPGYDHITSAIGATEAARAGAAMLCYVTPKEHLGLPDGEDVRDGLAAYRIAAHAADVASGLPGARDWDDALSEARYEFDWRRQFDLALDPERARTYHDRTLPGDNYKEARFCSMCGVEFCSMRIDQDARDADGEMTALDDETDLTVSPAAEVNVPPVGTHDTSRVPEEIEIDGVTFTPESRADD
- a CDS encoding PQQ-binding-like beta-propeller repeat protein, with amino-acid sequence MSDVPNGVERLRAVDLGGVTPARSRHAGRRSAVELVDGLVIAGTAAGDVLAHDRTTLEERWRAGTATERTAVVSVESFGDGIAVGERGPDGAVRCYDVDTGELRWQYATATDVGWPQKPSRVFLPFVVDVTADGDRLYVASRRYERDGERSEPSGRASDEERTASRDGERRSFTSAVYAFDERGDVVWTRGTDASPISIDVDGRRLAVAYNRCPGTHQHGLVVLDAETGSVRWEWDPGTDGQRRVGDVSIVEGGVVVASHGDYCGYRLGDGGTEQWRVDLATPTTIDGETLYAYPNHVHATADGVVFVTGNTYSTDGRETESLHPREHTALGYTADGERVWTASVGGFVSELGVDGDRVAVPSAQHFRTRDVDVHGLRLFETERGVETSLETAGVVAAVALEGETVAAVEEPVVYYDDGTVRGNYRLLITTTALG
- a CDS encoding DUF3209 family protein, with product MSCYELEALRLGLMNVLGTEDRSTREHAEKELDGHLDGPIEALANAKTLSEIERHLDGALVDLEEGIAAADPDDPEYDYMRGRLVAVRDAERAVHRLTDQGESVLDGLGEAHDVLHETFPVDE
- a CDS encoding CbiX/SirB N-terminal domain-containing protein, which produces MTTNAKATPVALDDEAALLVGHGSRREKSNEQVRTLAADLEGRLGVPVDAGFLELAEPSIPDAIAGLASSVSRLTVVQLSLFAASHVKNDVPLTVRNARSEHPELTIHHGAHLGVHPALVDLLDDRAASVESELGVDREGDDVAVVLCARGSSDPDANGDAHKLARLLYEGRSFDRVETSFIGVTEPRLGETLHTVAKRRPDAVVVLPYMLGDGVLTGRIRDGAAEFDGEYPYVDAGAGDPLGTDTRILDVLGDRWQEARTDSVDMSCDACKYKVELDGYEEDVGGARAMLRALTHQESHADRDDVDARPHAHDAPAKHVAVCTNRTCAADGSPAVLERLRQEARDSDACDARITRSSCLGRCGDGPMVAVYPDGVWYGGVDRTDAERIVSSHLDRDRIVSDLVDQTL